The DNA segment TAAGGTATACGAAGACCTCTATAGATCTTCAGTCTACGTACTTTTAGGTTCCATTTATTCTCCTTCTGGAGCATCAATTGCCTCCCCTACAACCTCTTTGCCGGAAGTTGTTGGAGGCTCTAGAAATTGGGATTACAGATTTGCTTGGATAAGAGATTCTTCAATTACTGCTGAAGCTTTAATTAATGCAGGATTTATAGTAGAAGCTAGAAGGATACTCAACTTCCTTTTATCCTTGGTTAATTTTACTTCAAAACCTTTCTATTATCCCCTATACACTGTGGAGGGTACAATTCCTCCGCCAGAAGTGAAATTAATGTGGTTATCTGGGTATAAAAATTCAAAACCAGTGAGGGTAGGTAATGCAGCATCAAAGCAAATACAACTCGACGTTGAAGGATTCTTCATGAATGCTCTTTACAAGTACTTTGAAAAGACCGGAGATACAGTACTTATTAAAGATGTTTTTGATAAGATTGAACATATTGCTGATTGGATTTCAGAAAATTGGCTAATTAAGGACTCCGGAATATGGGAAGATAGAGGAGAGCCTAAGCATTATACTCATTCTAAGATAATGATGTGGGTTGCGTTAGATAGGGCAGGAAAACTAGCAGAGTATATAGGCAAAGAAGATAGGTGGAAGGAAAGTAAAGAGAAAATCAGAAAATGGGTTTTAGAAAATTGCGTTTCTAACGGTTACCTTGCAAGGTTTGCGGGTAGCGAAGATATAGATTCATCAATACTTTCTGCACCTCTTTACGGCTTCATAAGCGAAAAGGATGGATTGTTCCTAAACACTCTTTCCAAAATAGAGAAAGAACTAAAGGTGGGGAATTTTGTAAAAAGATATAAGGGAGACTTTATGGGAGAGGCGAAGCATCCTTTCCTTTTAACTACTTTATGGCTTGCTAGGGTCTACGTAAGGCTAGGAAGGACTGAGGAAGTTAAGGAAATTATATCCGACATTGAACGAATTGCGGGAAGCCTTCATTTAGTTGGAGAGCACGTTGACGTAGAAAAGAAGGAATTTACTGGTAATTTCCCTCAAGTTTTTGTTCATGCCGAAATCGTTAACTTAGTTAAGGAAATAGAAGGAGTAACTTGAAGGAATGGACGCGTTCTTTTTTATTAAGACGAGTTAATATTTATGTAGTATCTCTAGACTTAAGAAACTTTAACTAGTCTTTTTATTATAAATTTCTAGGATCTTCTCTTAGCCTAAAGTTCTAACAATCTCATTTAGAATTTTCTCCTTTAGTGAATCCCTATTTTCCTCAGTAACTATGTAAGTTTTACCGTCAACGTTAAGTTTTACATTCCTGTGGACTACGGCAATTAAAGGTTTATCAAGCTTTAGTACTTCGTCTATTAAGCTTTTTATTAAAGGCATAGACAACTCCATGGGGCCTATTTCGTCTATAGCTATAACTTGAGCTTTAGGTAGAGAATCTTTAACGTCCTTAACCACCTCCTCAGCCTCATCTTGCACTGCATATTTTCCTACCTTAATTTTGCCTTCTCCAACTTTGGCTAACCATCTTTCC comes from the Acidianus infernus genome and includes:
- a CDS encoding NTPase, which encodes MRFFITGKPGVGKTTILIYVVKELIKRNYTVVGFYCPEVREGGRRIGFKIVSIPTGKERWLAKVGEGKIKVGKYAVQDEAEEVVKDVKDSLPKAQVIAIDEIGPMELSMPLIKSLIDEVLKLDKPLIAVVHRNVKLNVDGKTYIVTEENRDSLKEKILNEIVRTLG
- the treH1 gene encoding alpha,alpha-trehalase TreH1, whose translation is MQLGFISNQITSAIIQGTSIVWFPVPKFDSPSIFAKLLDEDGGEFSILPEKIESIKKYYEHPLVLTTEVKTERGGSLKVTDLLPLGETVIIRKVESDVPFTVVFKPAFKYALYRPIILGDRFVNPKGRDCVAFLYKWDGKVSRESSFTWRFSEGKGFLVANYATDKEHGAFSERGKALQMDFEKPFEKTIKYWESFNVRSKVYEDLYRSSVYVLLGSIYSPSGASIASPTTSLPEVVGGSRNWDYRFAWIRDSSITAEALINAGFIVEARRILNFLLSLVNFTSKPFYYPLYTVEGTIPPPEVKLMWLSGYKNSKPVRVGNAASKQIQLDVEGFFMNALYKYFEKTGDTVLIKDVFDKIEHIADWISENWLIKDSGIWEDRGEPKHYTHSKIMMWVALDRAGKLAEYIGKEDRWKESKEKIRKWVLENCVSNGYLARFAGSEDIDSSILSAPLYGFISEKDGLFLNTLSKIEKELKVGNFVKRYKGDFMGEAKHPFLLTTLWLARVYVRLGRTEEVKEIISDIERIAGSLHLVGEHVDVEKKEFTGNFPQVFVHAEIVNLVKEIEGVT